The Antedon mediterranea chromosome 11, ecAntMedi1.1, whole genome shotgun sequence genome window below encodes:
- the LOC140062304 gene encoding uncharacterized protein, whose amino-acid sequence MSTDNQNDLASKPPEPDSTTQKMDHSEPNQLNGPLSHEKVGKRAQPDCIDSNGEPEAKRSKINNGDPVLTSMKIQESTRNGEMDDMAEHSNVENCQNDCLPQKTTSDVETLDKEPVDKQSVDKKNVDNETVDMPTVDMETEDVKSSQTVDISSQNTKTETNNIITDNDSKENEEKRTEITPETNEDNNVCSKTDNVEKENKFNSITELKEMVKTGLEETDTLNNADTNQDTKESAPKSDEIVLAENPKPSKPNLSKVPSDLPKEDLIRKLQEELRNEEAKLLLLKKLRQSQLQPIPTPKEHQALVNQQQQQQQQQQPQQQQHSQQHQHLHHQQQHQLAKVSSRNPNIPPPLVHGKNLYKGHPHSMPQLMRSNQMKPNRIQQGPPPLVMASSGRSSLQSLQVPQYQVRNQQLPISSSHGHVMRASQSYSSHHVSNSTQNMENQSPASRQAAAKLALRKQLEKTLLQIPPPKPPPPELHFLPSAANNEFIYLVGLEEVVNCILENNKTSKEKAPSKFIQPFQCAQCKSFFTTIWKHDTKNGIMCESCIVSNQKKALKAEHTNRLKTAFVKALQQEQEIEQRMQNQNATNMQQAHSHHQRTQQRIMNPAPSTHRPVQPINYAYIPQMIQKPSQDRHREYLLDMIPKGLNQTAGMVWK is encoded by the exons ATGTCTACTGACAATCAAAATGATTTAGCTTCTAAACCCCCAGAACCTGATAGCACTACCCAGAAAATGGACCATAG tgAACCTAACCAATTAAATGGACCTTTATCACATGAAAAGGTTGGGAAAAG GGCACAGCCAGACTGCATTGATAGCAATGGGGAGCCAGAAGCAAAAAGGTCAAAGATCAACAATGGTGACCCGGTTTTGACCTCAATGAAAATCCAAGAATCCACAAGGAATGGTGAAATGGATGACATGGCGGAACATTCCAATGTTGAAAACTGCCAAAATGATTGTTTACCTCAAAAAACAACTAGTGATGTAGAAACACTTGACAAGGAACCAGTTGATAAGCAATCTGTAGATAAGAAAAACGTTGATAATGAAACAGTCGACATGCCAACAGTTGATATGGAAACTGAAGATGTTAAATCATCACAAACTGTTGATATTTCCTCCcaaaatacaaaaacagaaactaataatataataactgaTAATGATTCCAaggaaaatgaagaaaaaagaaCTGAGATCACTCCGGAAACAAACGAAGATAATAATGTTTGTTCAAAAACTGATAatgtagaaaaagaaaataaatttaattcaataacaGAATTGAAGGAAATGGTAAAAACTGGTTTAGAAGAAACGGACACATTAAATAATGCAGATAC gaATCAAGATACAAAAGAGAGTGCACCAAAATCAGATGAGATAGTGTTGGCTGAAAATCCTAAGCCGTCTAAACCCAATTTGTCTAAGGTTCCCTCTGATTTACCAAAGGAAGATTTAATAAGAAAACTTCAAGAAGAGTTAAGGAATGAAGAAGCTAAGCTGTTACTATTGAAGAAATTGAGACAAAGTCAATTACAACCAATACCAACTCCTAAGGAACATCAGGCTCTGGTgaatcaacaacaacaacagcagcagcaacaacaaccacaacagcaacaacattcACAACAGCATCAACACCTTCATCATCAGCAACAGCATCAATTAGCAAAGGTTTCGTCTCGCAATCCTAACATCCCTCCTCCACTCGTTCATGGCAAAAATCTTTACAAAGGTCATCCACATTCAATGCCGCAACTTATGCGAAGCAATCAAATGAAACCGAATCGTATACAACAAGGTCCTCCGCCGCTGGTCATGGCATCGTCTGGTCGCAGCTCTCTACAGAGTTTACAGGTTCCACAGTATCAGGTTAGGAACCAGCAATTACCGATCTCGAGCAGTCATGGCCATGTCATGAGAGCCTCGCAATCATATTCGAGTCACCATGTATCCAACTCAACTCAAAACATGGAGAACCAATCACCAGCTAGCCGTCAGGCGGCAGCTAAGTTAGCCCTACGTAAACAACTTGAAAAAACACTACTACAAATTCCACCACCAAAACCCCCACCACCAGAGCTCCATTTTCTACCTAGTGCTGCCAATAACGAGTTTATCTACCTTGTTGGCCTTGAAGAGGTCGTCAATTGTATACTAGAGAACAACAAGACGTCTAAGGAGAAGGCCCCGTCTAAGTTTATCCAGCCGTTCCAGTGTGCTCAGTGCAAGTCGTTCTTTACAACGATCTGGAAACACGATACAAAGAATGGTATTATGTGCGAATCTTGTATCGTTTCCAATCAGAAGAAGGCACTAAAAGCTGAACACACAAATCGTCTAAAGACGGCCTTTGTGAAGGCCTTACAACAAGAGCAAGAAATTGAGCAGAGAATGCAAAATCAGAATGCTACAAATATGCAACAG